The following proteins come from a genomic window of Anopheles ziemanni chromosome 3, idAnoZiCoDA_A2_x.2, whole genome shotgun sequence:
- the LOC131286562 gene encoding glucose dehydrogenase [FAD, quinone] — translation MSSCACPMTSPVGATLAALCGGTQYMLFMGLLEVFIRSQCDLEDPCGRTKAKTSRNVDYEYDFIVVGGGSGGSVIASRLSEIKSWKVLLIEAGPDEPTGAQIPSMFLNYLGSDIDWRYNTEPEQYGCLGSPEQRCYWPRGKVLGGTSVLNGMMYIRGNPQDYDDWEAAGNPGWKWKDVLPYFMKSEDNLQINEVDSKYHSTGGMLPVGRFPYNPPFSYSVLKAGEQLGFQVQDLNGANTTGFMIAQMTNKNGIRFSAARAFLRPAVNRANLHILLNTTVTKVLVHPTSKTAHGVEIVDEDGHMRKILVKKEVIVSGGAVNSPQILLLSGIGPKAHLESVSVRPIHDLPGVGKNLHNHVAYFINFFLNDTNTAPLNWATAMEYLLFRDGLMSGTGVSAVTAKISSKYAERANDPDLQFYFGGFLADCAKTGQVGELLSNDSRSVQVFPAVLHPKSRGYIELKSNDPLEHPKIVVNYLKEDHDIKVLVEGIKFAVQLSETDALQAYGMELDRTHVKACQNMEFGTQEYWECAVRQNTGAENHQAGSCKMGPTSDPMAVVDHELRVHGVRNLRVVDASVMPKVTSGNTNAPVIMIAEKGAHLIRRAWGAR, via the exons ATGTCGTCCTGTGCGTGCCCTATGACGAGCCCCGTCGGGGCCACCCTGGCCGCGCTGTGCGGCGGTACGCAGTACATGCTGTTCATGGGCCTGCTGGAGGTGTTCATACGGTCGCAGTGCGATCTGGAAGATCCTTGCGGGCGCACGAAG GCCAAAACCTCCCGGAACGTGGACTACGAGTACGACTTCATTGTTGTCGGTGGAGGCTCCGGTGGGTCGGTGATTGCGTCACGGTTGTCCGAAATCAAGAGCTGGAAGGTGCTGCTGATCGAAGCAG GTCCCGATGAACCGACCGGAGCACAGATTCCGTCCATGTTCCTGAACTATCTCGGCAGCGATATCGACTGGCGGTACAACACGGAGCCGGAGCAGTACGGATGTCTCGGGTCGCCGGAGCAGCGCTGCTACTGGCCCCGAGGCAAAGTGCTCGGTGGCACGTCGGTCCTCAACGGAATGATGTACATCCGCGGTAATCCGCAGGATTACGACGACTGGGAGGCGGCCGGCAACCCGGGCTGGAAGTGGAAGGATGTGCTACCGTACTTCATGAAGTCGGAAGATAATCTGCAGATCAACGAGGTCGACTCGAAGTACCACTCCACCGGCGGTATGCTCCCGGTCGGCCGGTTCCCGTACAACCCTCCGTTCTCCTACTCGGTGCTGAAGGCGGGCGAGCAGCTCGGCTTCCAGGTGCAGGACCTGAACGGTGCCAACACGACCGGCTTCATGATTGCGCAGATGACGAACAAGAACGGCATTCGGTTCAGTGCTGCCCGTGCCTTCCTTCGGCCGGCCGTGAACCGGGCGAACCTGCACATTCTGCTCAACACGACCGTCACGAAGGTGCTGGTGCACCCGACGTCCAAGACGGCGCACGGCGTCGAGATCGTCGACGAGGACGGGCACATGCGGAAGATCCTGGTCAAGAAGGAGGTCATCGTGAGCGGCGGTGCGGTCAACTCGCCCCAGATTCTGCTGCTCAGCGGCATCGGTCCGAAGGCCCACTTGGAGTCGGTGAGCGTGCGACCGATCCACGATCTGCCCGGCGTCGGCAAGAACCTGCACAACCACGTGGCGTACTTCATCAACTTCTTCCTCAACGACACCAACACGGCACCGCTGAACTGGGCGACGGCGATGGAGTACCTGCTGTTCCGCGACGGGCTCATGTCCGGCACCGGCGTGTCCGCCGTGACGGCCAAAATCAGCTCCAAGTACGCCGAGCGGGCCAACGATCCGGATCTGCAGTTCTACTTCGGCGGCTTCCTGGCGGACTGCGCCAAGACGGGCCAGGTTGGCGAGCTGCTCAGCAATGACTCTCGCTCGGTGCAGGTCTTCCCGGCAGTGCTCCACCCGAAGAGCCGCGGCTACATCGAGCTGAAATCGAACGACCCTCTTGAGCATCCGAAGATTGTGGTGAACTACCTGAAGGAGGACCACGACATTAAGGTGCTGGTGGAGGGCATCAAGTTTGCGGTGCAGCTGTCGGAAACCGATGCACTGCAGGCGTACGGTATGGAGCTCGACCGAACGCACGTGAAAGCTTGCCAGAACATGGAGTTCGGCACACAG GAATACTGGGAGTGCGCCGTGCGACAGAACACTGGCGCCGAAAACCACCAGGCAGGCTCTTGCAAAATGGGCCCCACCAGCGACCCGATGGCCGTGGTGGACCACGAGCTGCGCGTGCACGGAGTGCGAAATCTCCGAGTCGTCGATGCGTCCGTCATGCCGAAGGTCACGTCCGGCAACACGAACGCGCCGGTCATCATGATCGCCGAGAAGGGCGCCCACCTGATCCGTCGGGCGTGGGGTGCCCGCTAG
- the LOC131288874 gene encoding uncharacterized protein LOC131288874, whose product MAFKVAAFAILLVVVAINAAPQLDQLPGGMTTPGMGEVPVGGNQTNPGDLTNNLNTTVPSNPAGGVGGAENATVPSNIGGVPNRLTNRINRLNNRHQ is encoded by the exons ATGGCTTTCAAAGTAGCTGCCTTTGCGATCCTGCTGGTCGTTGTCG CCATCAATGCTGCCCCTCAGCTGGACCAGCTGCCAGGCGGTATGACGACTCCGGGCATGGGAGAGGTCCCGGTGGGTGGTAATCAGACCAATCCCGGTGATCTGACGAACAACCTGAACACGACCGTCCCCTCGAACCCGGCCGGTGGAGTTGGAGGTGCCGAGAACGCTACCGTACCCTCGAACATTGGCGGAGTCCCGAATCGGTTGACCAATCGCATCAACCGACTGAACAACAGGCACCAGTAG
- the LOC131288875 gene encoding uncharacterized protein LOC131288875, with the protein MAFKVVALAVFLTIVAINAAPQLDQLPGGMTTPGMGEVPVGGNQTNPGDLTNNLNTTVPSNPAGGVGGAENATVPSNIGGVPNRLTNRINRLNNRN; encoded by the exons ATGGCGTTTAAAGTTGTTGCCCTCGCTGTCTTCCTGACCATCGTTG CCATCAATGCTGCCCCTCAGCTGGACCAGCTGCCAGGCGGTATGACGACTCCGGGCATGGGAGAGGTCCCGGTGGGCGGTAATCAGACCAATCCCGGTGATCTGACGAACAACCTGAACACGACCGTCCCCTCGAACCCGGCCGGTGGAGTTGGAGGTGCCGAGAACGCTACCGTACCCTCGAACATTGGCGGAGTGCCGAATCGGTTGACCAATCGCATCAACCGACTGAACAACAGGAATTAG
- the LOC131284906 gene encoding general odorant-binding protein 84a — MNQRRAGAPICALLLLAIALPAGTVACSMMNNDSAEQRGALLADPATAKKMPDISMQDAVAECNRSFVIQPDYLSELNETGSFPDETDRIPLCFMRCYLQTLGILTEDEKVNKETAMKLKWASSGETIDECLEEMTGSPCDKAYYLTRCVMTRALVDGKSKDNKRK, encoded by the exons atgaACCAACGTCGTGCCGGTGCGCCCATATGTGCCCTCCTGCTGCTGGCAATCGCTCTCCCGGCCGGTACGGTGGCCTGCAGCATGATGAACAACGACAGCGCCGAGCAGCGGGGCGCCCTGCTGGCGGATCCGGCCACCGCCAAAAAGATGCCCGACATTTCCATGCAGGACGCGGTGGCCGAGTGTAACCGAAGCTTCGTCATACAGCCGGACTACCTGAGCGAGCTCAACGAAACCGGAAGCTTCCCGGACGAAACCGACCGCATACCGCTG TGCTTCATGCGGTGCTATCTTCAGACGCTCGGCATTCTGACCGAGGACGAGAAGGTCAACAAGGAGACGGCAATGAAGCTGAAATGGGCCAGTTCCGGGGAAACCATCGATGAATGTTTGGAGGAGATGA CTGGCTCCCCGTGCGATAAGGCGTACTATTTGACCCGCTGTGTGATGACCAGGGCCCTGGTGGACGGCAAGAGCAAGGACAACAAGCGGAAGTAG
- the LOC131289639 gene encoding cytochrome P450 4C1-like: protein MLPGLLFLAVILCGVTISWYWAQVLRWADGIPRAVPSNRWLGNIADFFGKSPSEVFIVLDRHFRQHDRLFTFRFGPQVAIGITHPELVHKVLTHPDCQAKPNVYKVVRLPNGLLAAKYDIWKMHRKTLNSAFNARILESFVPIFNDCSRRLIGRLDRYAQSGDRCNILQYISACTLEMISRTSLGGKVLERDGAQQFIHNLEIALKTVGVRIFNILLHVDFIYQFTELYRNEMKAIATCQQFTRKIIQDKREEIARLFDERTGNNPASTSELAAPEETPHYRKPQIFIDQLMKIPLTDPGARQFSDDEISDHIYTMMVAGNETSATQLAHTCLLLAMHPAVQAKAHAEVSELLCTPDQEITTDLMKELRYVECVLKEAMRLMPVAPIVGRQNLAELALDGHRIPRGSIMLFNFYALHRRKDVWGPTADEFDPGRFLDEDAGRMRHPYAHLPFSGGPRGCIGYRYAMMSLKTLLALILKSYELTTSVRYEDIRYEYQISLNLAFPHAVQLRRRS from the exons ATGCTTCCCGGACTGTTGTTTCTCGCGGTGATCTTGTGCGGAGTGACGATCTCATGGTACTGGGCGCAGGTCCTTCGCTGGGCCGATGGAATCCCCCGTGCGGTCCCCAGCAATCGGTGGCTAGGAAATATTGCGGACTTTTTCGGCAAATCCCCCAGTGAAGTGTTTATCGTGCTTGATCGACACTTTCGACAGCACGATCGGTTGTTCACCTTCCGCTTCGGGCCACAGGTGGCCATCGGGATCACCCATCCGGAGCTGGTGCATAAAGTGCTCACCCACCCCGACTGTCAAGCCAAACCTAACGTGTACAAAGTGGTCCGGCTACCGAACGGTTTACTGGCCGCTAAAT ACGACATCTGGAAAATGCATCGCAAAACGCTCAACTCAGCGTTTAACGCACGCATCCTGGAGAGCTTTGTACCGATCTTTAACGATTGCTCCCGGCGACTGATTGGACGGCTGGATCGATACGCTCAATCCGGCGACCGGTGCAACATTCTGCAATACATATCGGCCTGCACGCTGGAGATGATTAGCCGCACTTCgttgggtggaaaagtgcTCGAGCGCGACGGTGCCCAACAGTTCATCCACAATCTGGAAAT CGCGCTGAAAACCGTTGGCGTACgaattttcaacattttgcTCCACGTTGATTTCATCTACCAGTTCACCGAACTGTACCGTAACGAGATGAAAGCAATCGCGACTTGCCAGCAGTTTACTAGAAAG ATAATCCAGGATAAAAGGGAAGAAATTGCCCGCCTGTTTGACGAACGCACCGGCAACAATCCCGCATCAACGTCGGAACTGGCCGCTCCCGAGGAAACGCCCCACTACCGGAAGCCCCAGATTTTCATCGatcaactgatgaaaattCCGCTCACCGATCCCGGTGCGCGCCAGTTTTCCGACGACGAAATTTCGGACCACATCTACACGATGATGGTGGCG GGCAACGAAACATCGGCAACTCAATTAGCGCACACCTGTCTGCTGCTGGCCATGCATCCCGCGGTACAGGCCAAGGCGCACGCCGAAGTGTCCGAGCTTCTGTGCACGCCCGACCAGGAGATAACGACCGACCTGATGAAGGAGCTCCGGTACGTCGAGTGTGTGCTGAAGGAGGCGATGCGTCTGATGCCGGTGGCACCGATCGTCGGGCGTCAGAACCTGGCCGAGCTGGCACTCGATGGGCATCGCATTCCCCGTGGCAGCATCATGCTGTTCAACTTTTACGCCCTCCACCGGCGGAAGGATGTCTGGGGCCCGACGGCGGACGAGTTCGATCCGGGTCGGTTTCTGGACGAAGACGCCGGCCGGATGCGGCATCCTTACGCGCACCTTCCGTTCAGTGGGGGCCCGAGAGGGTGCATCGGGTACCGGTACGCCATGATGAGCCTTAAGACGCTGCTGGCGCTGATCCTGAAGAGCTACGAGCTGACGACGAGCGTTCGCTACGAGGACATTCGCTACGAGTACCAGATTTCATTAAATCTCGCATTTCCTCACGCGGTCCAACTTCGACGACGAAGctga
- the LOC131289641 gene encoding small ribosomal subunit protein bS18m has translation MITTILRSGRTALIGYINTVQRIQPALAATAYRLYRTDSDTPIELKENPFAKQKVECILCKHDINPDYKNVQLLSQFQSPYTGRVYGRHITGLCKNRHEQVEREIIKAQNAGFMPTYHKAVDFLNDPKLFDPEKAVRPHKF, from the exons ATGATAACTACGATACTGAGAAGCGGTAGAACCGCCTTAATAG GTTACATAAACACGGTTCAACGCATTCAGCCGGCGTTGGCCGCAACAGCTTACAGACTCTACCGTACGGATAGTGACACGCCGATAGAACTTAAGGAAAACCCATTTGCAAAGCAGAAAGTTGAATGCATTTTGTGTAAGCACGACATCAATCCGGATTACAAAAATGTCCAGCTACTGTCCCAGTTCCAGAGCCCGTACACTGGTCGTGTGTACGGCAGGCATATTACTGGGTTATGCAAAAATCGTCACGAGCAGGTGGAACGGGAAATCATTAAGGCACAGAATGCTGGATTTATGCCGACTTACCATAAAGCTGTTGATTTTCTGAACGATCCGAAGTTATTCGATCCGGAAAAGGCTGTTCGACCGCATAAGTTCTAA
- the LOC131288080 gene encoding protein FAM32A, with translation MSNEYQHVSKSKLKLKNESDIKISKKRSKKQKKKDMEKQIRAVMQEPPRTNNEPPTPATTSKGRVLTKAEESFKKMQEKMQNKRIVEKAQMTHKQRVEQFNQHLDSLTEHFDIPKVSWTK, from the exons ATGAGCAACGAATACCAACATGTAAGCAAGAGCAAGCTCAAGCTGAAAAATGAGTCAGATATCAAAATCTCGAAGAAGCGCAgcaaaaaacagaagaaaaaagatatGGAAAAGCAGATCCGAGCGGTCATGCAAGAGCCACCTCGCACCAACAATgaaccaccaacaccagctaCTACAAGCAAAGGACGTGTGCTAACGAAAGCGGAAGAGTCCTTCAAGAAAATGCAGGAGAAAATG caAAACAAGCGGATCGTGGAAAAAGCACAGATGACCCACAAACAACGAGTAGAACAGTTCAACCAACATCTAGACAGCCTCACGGAACATTTCGATATACCGAAAGTTTCATGGACAAAATAA